One window of Actinomycetes bacterium genomic DNA carries:
- a CDS encoding fumarylacetoacetate hydrolase family protein has protein sequence MRIVRFAVLGEARVGYLDGQTIVPVAGGEGRAGLDAVLDLAMAANADPELRPDPVGEPVPLGDARLLAPVTSPPSVRDFYAFEQHVRTARARRGLEMHPDWYELPVFYFSNPHAIVGPDDPVAAPPRSAELDYELEVACVLGAGADAVAGEVGLDDADRLVAGFMVMNDWSARDVQRREMQLSMGPVKGKDFATSLGPWLVTTAEFAPRGLRTVPGAAMTARVNGVEYSRASLDGLWWSFAEMLAYAAEAAPVRRGDVLGSGTCGTGCILELALVHGGEKYPYLQPGDEVELEVDGLGVLANRVVAPTAAPFSPDPERVRPRLGP, from the coding sequence ATGAGGATTGTCCGCTTCGCCGTCCTCGGCGAGGCCAGGGTCGGCTACCTCGACGGGCAGACGATCGTGCCCGTGGCCGGCGGCGAGGGCCGGGCCGGGCTCGACGCGGTGCTCGACCTCGCCATGGCCGCCAACGCCGACCCCGAGCTTCGCCCGGACCCGGTGGGGGAGCCGGTCCCGCTGGGCGACGCCCGGCTGCTGGCGCCCGTGACCAGCCCGCCCAGCGTGCGCGACTTCTACGCGTTCGAGCAGCACGTGCGCACGGCGCGGGCCAGGCGGGGGCTCGAGATGCACCCGGACTGGTACGAGCTGCCGGTCTTCTACTTCTCCAACCCGCACGCGATCGTCGGCCCGGACGACCCGGTGGCCGCCCCGCCCCGGTCGGCCGAGCTCGACTACGAGCTGGAGGTCGCCTGCGTGCTCGGGGCCGGGGCGGACGCGGTCGCAGGCGAGGTCGGCCTGGACGACGCCGACCGGCTGGTGGCCGGCTTCATGGTGATGAACGACTGGTCGGCCCGGGACGTGCAGCGCCGCGAGATGCAGCTCTCCATGGGACCGGTCAAGGGCAAGGACTTCGCCACCTCCCTCGGACCGTGGCTGGTCACCACCGCCGAGTTCGCGCCCAGGGGCTTGCGCACCGTGCCCGGCGCGGCCATGACCGCCCGGGTCAACGGGGTCGAGTACTCCCGCGCCAGCCTCGACGGGCTGTGGTGGAGCTTCGCCGAGATGCTCGCCTACGCGGCCGAGGCGGCGCCGGTGCGTCGGGGTGACGTGCTCGGCTCGGGCACCTGCGGCACCGGCTGCATCCTCGAGCTGGCGCTCGTCCACGGCGGCGAGAAGTACCCCTACCTGCAGCCCGGCGACGAGGTCGAGCTGGAGGTGGACGGGCTCGGGGTGCTGGCCAACCGGGTGGTGGCCCCCACCGCCGCCCCGTTCAGCCCCGACCCTGAGCGCGTCCGGCCGAGGCTCGGCCCGTGA
- a CDS encoding DinB family protein, whose protein sequence is MTAPVEPDRWAARLQAAAGRIRAHVAAMPPGVLTSPDPETGERWDPGQLLAHVVEMLPYWVREAEVVAAAGDGVAFGRVKTDPDRVAAIERDRREDPYRLLGRMDEGVAGVLAFVDGLDGAALARSGTHQTRGRMTVADIVDQFVVAHLEEHADQIEGVTPPQG, encoded by the coding sequence GTGACCGCCCCCGTGGAACCCGACCGGTGGGCCGCGCGCCTGCAGGCGGCCGCCGGCCGCATCCGCGCGCATGTCGCCGCCATGCCGCCCGGCGTCCTGACCAGCCCCGATCCAGAGACGGGGGAGCGCTGGGACCCCGGCCAGCTCCTCGCCCACGTGGTCGAGATGCTGCCCTACTGGGTCCGGGAGGCCGAGGTGGTGGCGGCCGCCGGGGACGGTGTCGCCTTCGGTCGGGTCAAGACCGACCCGGACCGGGTCGCCGCGATCGAGCGGGACCGCCGGGAGGACCCGTACCGGCTGCTCGGGCGGATGGACGAGGGCGTCGCCGGCGTGCTCGCGTTCGTCGACGGGCTGGACGGGGCGGCCCTGGCCCGGTCCGGCACCCACCAGACCAGGGGGCGGATGACCGTGGCGGACATCGTCGACCAGTTCGTCGTCGCCCACCTCGAAGAGCACGCCGACCAGATCGAGGGCGTCACCCCGCCCCAGGGCTGA
- a CDS encoding tetratricopeptide repeat protein has translation MTVEPSPSPYVIDVAEDDFEDEVLRRSFEVPVVVDFWAAWCAPCRSLGPVLERAVAARDGEVVLARVDVDQAQRLAMAFGVQGIPAVKAFVDGQLVDEFVGAQPAAVVERFIDALLPSPADRAAAEAAVLAPEQAAERYREALAADPDNVPARVGLATLALDRGDVAEALELLAPVEHALVAAEVLARARLAREGSDEASPFAAAARMAGDGVPEKALADLLAAVREGGDRQDQARELMLDVFRMLGDDDPLTVRYRRSLTNALF, from the coding sequence ATGACCGTAGAACCAAGCCCCAGTCCGTACGTGATCGACGTCGCCGAGGACGACTTCGAGGACGAGGTCCTGCGCCGCTCGTTCGAGGTCCCGGTGGTGGTCGACTTCTGGGCGGCATGGTGCGCTCCGTGCCGCAGCCTCGGCCCGGTCCTCGAGCGGGCCGTTGCCGCCCGCGACGGCGAGGTGGTGCTCGCCCGGGTGGACGTGGACCAGGCCCAGCGGCTCGCCATGGCCTTCGGCGTGCAGGGCATCCCCGCCGTGAAGGCGTTCGTCGACGGCCAGCTGGTCGACGAGTTCGTCGGCGCCCAGCCTGCCGCGGTGGTCGAGCGCTTCATCGACGCGCTGTTGCCCAGCCCGGCCGACCGGGCCGCCGCCGAGGCGGCCGTGCTCGCCCCCGAGCAGGCCGCCGAGCGGTACCGGGAGGCGCTGGCCGCCGACCCCGACAACGTGCCCGCCCGGGTTGGCCTGGCCACCCTGGCCCTCGACCGCGGGGACGTGGCCGAGGCCCTCGAGCTGCTGGCCCCGGTCGAGCACGCGCTCGTGGCGGCCGAGGTGCTGGCCCGGGCCCGCCTGGCCCGCGAGGGGTCCGACGAGGCGTCGCCGTTCGCCGCCGCGGCCCGGATGGCGGGCGACGGCGTACCCGAGAAGGCCCTGGCCGACCTCCTGGCCGCCGTCCGCGAGGGCGGCGACCGCCAGGACCAGGCCCGGGAGCTGATGCTCGACGTGTTCCGCATGCTCGGCGACGACGACCCGCTGACCGTCCGGTACCGGCGCTCGCTCACCAACGCGCTGTTCTAG
- the proS gene encoding proline--tRNA ligase: MAKQAVLTPQGEDFPQWYQDVVARAELAETGPVRGTMVIRPWGYGIWELMQADMDRRIKATGVQNAYFPLFIPMSFLEKEKEHVEGFKPELAVVTHGGGEQLAEPLVVRPTSETVINHLFAKWIQSHRDLPLLINQWANVVRWELRPRILLRTTEFLWQEGHTAHATYEEAQAETLQMLEVYRSFMEDTLAVAVAVGEKSPRERFAGADRTYTLEGLMRDGKALQMGTSHNLGHNFARSFDIQYLSAEGRREYVATTSWGSSTRMLGAVIMAHGDDHGLRLPPAIAPHQVVLVPLTEGEVAQAVEKLAAELAADGVRTHVDTRFHLSFGRRSVDWELKGVPVRIELGPRELAAGQATLVRRDTRTKSSVAIDSAPRAARDLLGELQRSLHAESLAFRTGHTWPVTDLADFRRRVVDGGFYLAAWCGKDECEEALGEGTGASIRAIVAEDPPAPTCLVDGAPATSAVLLAKAY; this comes from the coding sequence GTGGCCAAGCAGGCCGTGCTCACCCCCCAGGGGGAGGACTTCCCCCAGTGGTACCAGGACGTCGTGGCTCGGGCCGAGCTGGCCGAGACGGGCCCGGTGCGGGGGACCATGGTCATCCGACCGTGGGGGTACGGGATCTGGGAGCTGATGCAGGCCGACATGGACCGCCGGATCAAGGCCACCGGCGTGCAGAACGCCTACTTCCCGCTGTTCATCCCGATGAGCTTCCTCGAAAAGGAGAAGGAGCACGTCGAGGGGTTCAAGCCCGAGCTGGCCGTGGTGACCCACGGAGGCGGCGAGCAGCTCGCCGAGCCGCTCGTGGTCCGGCCCACCTCCGAGACGGTCATCAACCACCTGTTCGCCAAGTGGATCCAGTCCCACCGCGACCTGCCGCTGCTCATCAACCAGTGGGCCAACGTGGTCCGCTGGGAGCTCCGCCCCCGCATCCTCCTGCGCACCACCGAGTTCCTCTGGCAGGAGGGGCACACCGCGCACGCCACCTACGAGGAGGCGCAGGCCGAGACCTTGCAGATGCTCGAGGTGTACCGCTCGTTCATGGAGGACACCCTGGCCGTCGCCGTGGCGGTGGGGGAGAAGTCGCCCAGGGAACGGTTTGCGGGCGCCGACCGCACCTACACCCTCGAGGGCCTGATGCGCGACGGCAAGGCGCTGCAGATGGGCACCAGCCACAACCTCGGCCACAACTTCGCCAGGTCCTTCGACATCCAGTACCTGTCCGCCGAGGGCCGGCGCGAGTACGTCGCCACCACCTCGTGGGGCTCGTCCACCCGCATGCTCGGCGCGGTCATCATGGCCCACGGCGACGACCACGGCCTGCGCCTGCCGCCGGCCATCGCGCCCCACCAGGTCGTGCTCGTCCCGCTGACCGAGGGCGAGGTCGCCCAGGCGGTGGAGAAGCTGGCGGCCGAGCTGGCCGCCGACGGGGTGCGCACCCACGTCGACACCCGCTTCCACCTCTCCTTCGGCCGCCGCTCGGTCGACTGGGAGCTCAAGGGCGTCCCGGTCCGCATCGAGCTGGGCCCCCGCGAGCTCGCGGCCGGCCAGGCCACCCTCGTGCGCCGGGACACCAGGACCAAGTCCTCGGTGGCCATCGACAGCGCCCCGAGGGCCGCCCGCGACCTGCTCGGCGAGCTGCAGCGCAGCCTGCACGCCGAGTCGCTGGCGTTCCGCACCGGGCACACCTGGCCGGTGACCGACCTGGCCGACTTCCGGCGCCGGGTCGTCGACGGCGGCTTCTACCTGGCTGCCTGGTGCGGCAAGGACGAGTGCGAGGAGGCACTCGGGGAGGGCACGGGCGCCTCGATCCGGGCCATCGTCGCCGAGGACCCGCCCGCCCCGACCTGCCTGGTCGACGGCGCTCCGGCCACCAGCGCCGTCCTCCTGGCCAAGGCGTACTGA
- a CDS encoding TIGR02677 family protein: MEPQGTSDPEQGQSQTTSPLAGDEDHDRLRAYHYLTTQDCGLYVEIMRLFCASLLADLSAKEVAERLAEKRIEVTLDVAAEKLDYLEGKGNLLPSSHTIRVGSIAEYHRARSRYQVSKLGRRVQRQVDEVLSAAEGAREVSRELLAVLTRELGGLAARVVEGDLTVDEAQETVTTLFLQFEDFANSIRDFYAYVGQVLSRYDLDGAEYAGFKNLLLDYVESLLDEVARYTPRIQASLDRLWPRLPRLLALLEQGASWLRALEEADPTRGRIERSRGRNLDDWAALRAWFAGGEHGPSEVEQLRAATRQALQTLFTNAKRLIGASQRGVSRRRDLLRLAAWFDSGHPEQAHDLFVAAFGLYGARHLLVPGDEERPVPASESWWSAPAAEVPVSLRQLRGRAARGGTAAVQDHSRQKELLRRQAEAAAQRRVDAVAELDSVGDRLERARLSVAALRVLLDLLARALAAGTPALDGAHAIDLDLGIALAVTPTPGRRVLIRSSDGELCIDGVTLTVTRLGDGEHLTAGEWTA, translated from the coding sequence ATGGAGCCTCAGGGGACCTCGGACCCAGAGCAGGGCCAGTCGCAGACGACCAGCCCGCTCGCCGGGGACGAGGATCATGACCGCCTGCGCGCGTACCACTACCTCACGACCCAGGACTGCGGGCTGTACGTGGAGATCATGCGGCTGTTCTGCGCGTCGCTGCTGGCCGACCTGTCGGCCAAGGAGGTGGCGGAGCGCCTGGCCGAGAAGCGCATCGAGGTCACCCTCGACGTCGCCGCGGAGAAGCTCGACTACCTGGAGGGCAAGGGGAACCTGCTGCCTAGCTCGCACACCATCAGGGTCGGCAGCATCGCCGAGTACCACCGCGCCCGCTCCCGCTACCAGGTGTCCAAGCTCGGCCGGCGGGTCCAGCGCCAGGTCGACGAGGTCCTGTCGGCCGCCGAAGGCGCCCGCGAGGTCAGCCGGGAGCTGCTTGCCGTGCTCACCCGTGAGCTCGGCGGTCTGGCCGCCAGGGTGGTGGAAGGGGACCTCACCGTCGACGAGGCGCAGGAGACGGTGACCACGCTGTTCCTGCAGTTCGAGGACTTCGCCAACTCGATCCGTGACTTCTACGCCTACGTGGGCCAGGTGCTGTCGCGCTACGACCTCGACGGGGCCGAGTATGCGGGCTTCAAGAACCTGCTGCTCGACTACGTCGAGTCGCTGCTCGACGAGGTCGCCCGCTACACGCCGCGGATCCAGGCGAGCCTCGACCGGCTCTGGCCCCGTCTGCCCCGCCTCCTCGCGCTGCTGGAGCAGGGCGCGAGCTGGCTGCGGGCACTCGAGGAGGCCGACCCGACCCGCGGCCGGATCGAGCGGAGCCGGGGCCGGAACCTGGACGACTGGGCGGCACTGCGGGCCTGGTTCGCGGGCGGCGAGCACGGGCCGAGCGAGGTGGAGCAGCTCAGGGCCGCGACGCGACAGGCGCTGCAGACGCTGTTCACCAACGCCAAGCGCCTGATCGGGGCTTCCCAGCGGGGCGTCTCCCGGCGCCGTGACCTGCTCCGGCTGGCGGCATGGTTCGACAGCGGCCACCCCGAGCAGGCCCACGACCTGTTCGTGGCGGCGTTCGGCCTCTACGGGGCGAGGCACCTCCTGGTCCCGGGCGACGAGGAGCGGCCGGTGCCCGCCTCGGAGAGCTGGTGGTCGGCGCCGGCAGCGGAGGTCCCGGTGAGCCTGCGCCAGCTCCGGGGCAGGGCCGCGCGCGGGGGCACCGCCGCGGTGCAGGATCACAGCCGGCAAAAGGAGCTGCTGCGCCGCCAGGCCGAGGCGGCGGCGCAGCGGCGGGTCGACGCGGTCGCCGAGCTGGACAGCGTCGGGGACCGGCTGGAGCGGGCCCGTCTCTCCGTCGCGGCCCTGCGCGTCCTGCTCGACCTGCTGGCCAGGGCGCTCGCCGCCGGCACCCCCGCGCTGGACGGTGCGCACGCCATCGACCTGGACCTCGGCATCGCGCTCGCCGTGACCCCCACACCCGGCCGGCGGGTGCTGATCCGCTCGAGTGACGGGGAGCTCTGCATCGACGGGGTCACGCTGACCGTCACGCGCCTCGGTGACGGCGAGCACCTCACCGCCGGCGAGTGGACTGCCTGA
- a CDS encoding TIGR02678 family protein — translation MARVQVDHDAALQAERRDAARLLLTHPLVTATGDHAETFELIRRHADWLVAQFGQMFGYRLVVQADFARLYKAGLGPGAGHRLLRPGGAPFTPRTYAYLALTVAVLVTAPEQMLLSQVVTGVRAAAAEAGLRVDEPDSAAERRALAAALRQLVAWEVLSETEGSVGAYADDAGAEALVTVNREVARHLVAGPLAQAADADDLVRRAESSGHGGARVSVRRRLAEAPVTYLDDLTEAERGWLRANQRREARTFSELLDLVAEVRAEGVALLDRRDELSDTRFPDTGTVAQAALLLLDELVERLRPADAGTPAAGGRLVIGVPIPAGLVGEILADLCARHAGHWSGAYLEDRSRLQRDVTDLLARMRLVAPAGRTRADLTRGTDTAGPTLATGVQESDGRRVTDVRDARGQQTAAAGLVLLAAAARYRSQVVMPDRSQVVMPDRSRPVREQER, via the coding sequence ATGGCCCGCGTCCAGGTCGACCACGACGCCGCCCTGCAGGCGGAGCGGCGCGACGCGGCCCGTCTGCTGCTCACCCACCCCCTGGTCACCGCCACGGGCGACCACGCCGAGACCTTCGAGCTGATCCGCCGGCATGCGGACTGGCTGGTGGCGCAGTTCGGCCAGATGTTCGGCTACCGCCTGGTGGTCCAGGCTGACTTCGCGCGGCTGTACAAGGCAGGGCTCGGCCCTGGCGCGGGGCACCGGCTGCTGCGCCCGGGCGGCGCACCGTTCACCCCCCGTACCTATGCCTACCTGGCGCTCACCGTCGCCGTGCTGGTCACCGCACCCGAGCAGATGCTGCTGTCGCAGGTCGTGACGGGCGTGCGCGCGGCCGCGGCCGAGGCGGGCCTGCGCGTCGACGAGCCGGACTCGGCCGCCGAGCGGCGTGCGCTCGCCGCCGCCCTGCGCCAGCTCGTCGCCTGGGAGGTGCTCAGCGAGACCGAGGGCTCGGTCGGCGCCTACGCCGACGACGCCGGTGCGGAGGCCCTGGTCACGGTCAACCGCGAGGTCGCGCGGCACCTGGTCGCCGGCCCGCTGGCGCAGGCGGCCGACGCGGACGACCTCGTCCGGCGGGCCGAGTCGTCCGGCCACGGCGGGGCGCGAGTCTCCGTGCGCCGCCGGCTGGCAGAAGCCCCCGTCACCTACCTCGACGACCTGACCGAGGCCGAGCGGGGCTGGCTCCGAGCCAACCAGCGCCGCGAGGCCAGGACCTTCTCGGAGCTGCTGGACCTGGTGGCGGAGGTCCGCGCGGAGGGAGTCGCCCTGCTCGACCGGCGCGACGAGCTGAGCGACACGCGGTTCCCCGACACCGGCACCGTCGCCCAGGCAGCCCTGCTCTTGCTGGACGAGCTGGTCGAGCGGCTGCGCCCGGCCGACGCCGGCACCCCCGCGGCCGGCGGCCGCCTGGTGATCGGCGTCCCCATCCCGGCCGGGCTGGTGGGCGAGATCCTCGCCGACCTCTGCGCCCGCCATGCCGGCCACTGGTCTGGCGCCTACCTCGAGGACCGGTCGCGGCTGCAGCGTGACGTGACCGACCTTCTGGCGCGCATGCGACTGGTCGCGCCGGCCGGGCGGACCCGCGCCGACCTCACCCGGGGCACCGACACCGCCGGGCCGACCCTGGCGACCGGGGTGCAGGAGAGCGACGGTCGCCGCGTCACCGACGTGCGGGACGCGCGGGGGCAGCAGACGGCGGCCGCAGGGCTCGTGCTCCTGGCGGCGGCCGCGCGCTACCGGTCGCAGGTGGTCATGCCCGACCGGTCGCAGGTGGTCATGCCCGACCGGTCGCGCCCGGTTCGGGAACAGGAGCGCTGA
- a CDS encoding TIGR02680 family protein yields MPAPPSRPAALSTFPHRFRLRRGGILNVWQYDDQVFEFGDGRLLLRGKNGAGKTRAMEVLLPFLLDADIRALDTTGAQRTSFRWLMLDGVADSNRLGYVWVELARVDEDGVEHLRTLGAAIKASRASNEAKPTYFVTDRRVGEDLSLLAGRLPLALDGLRATVGEHNCFTSPGEYRRRVMAELFGLADERRYRNVIHLLHRLRRPTIGDRIEAGELAAVLSEGLPPLDEDVVESVAHNLDDLEGIRRDLARLEVTAGAVEEFVASYRGYVHGQLRHLAQAVREALEAWVSARRDEQAKHRAWAGQLGDVERTGVELASLRSQHRAAEDVLRALRDSTAYRSLMELRDRRRTVEHARGAAAAAARTAEVSRLAERHAAERARSTADQLVQETAIARQRHSELVRAAGEVGVDATHLGGPPAAPRRQWGGGSAVLHDLEGGRHEVARPEAGTVDVPATSAGLARVEEALRSCLPVVGARRRAVAELEGKVQRADELARVARRAEERVADLEGRQEQARQREDEAEQAAAEASGRYARAVLGWLSTPVLLEAQVDTGAVRALVADALPPTGPARPGPAVLPAGVPDEVATLVGRLLARPQQQAEEDLLAARDELRRARHDLEELQAARRRVEEEREYPPPRPAWSAAERDPSAGAPFHLLVDFAPHLTVEQRSGLEAALEASGVLAGWVARDGTLLDPAARDVVVAPTAPCDGPTLADLLVPVAGETGGVGAGQVRRLLACIAATPDPAAGSVATTAGVWRLGVARGAHGKDGAEYIGAAARAAARTLRLAELAERIQHAEQRVLAADRRARRSLERRDALAAARVPPRDTELQRAWATLETEQGSARRVARELSGAQEAQRAAQTRAAAERQAVLAAAVSADLPPDRKDLSEVAHLVDTLRAELVRLAAEVGRVAARLPGHQGEQQQLDGAAAQRTGAEDAFEQARAAWASQARQLAELEASVGVDEPTLLAREREAEAARQAAEKALPAVERAQQRSMARAVGAYKDWQQAQRTRADACLVVAGTAERLRLTLHLPGVLLAARLPDGQAAERLREVELPAAGGSAAPQVPSDPGGAPADLEDAALHRGPLASDPERAALQGLHRAVGALAGQLGAVSRDVSGAAILNRYEELRTSLAGGYDASVDEVDGIKVFGLHDDSGAQPVAAVAARLRDAATTARDTLSRREQEVFERHLLGELGDNLAKQLHGAQSFERQMNQLLDSVRSSQGLGVRLEWRLRDDADADARRAVELIPTPGQLRSNEQRIGLREALQRRIEAARQADPGAGYVKHLREALDYRAWHAFTIKVVDASRPGSDRTLGPRIGLSEGEKRVISYLPLFAAAAAHFNALAEQWPAVPRLILLDDAFAKVDEPTHARLLGLLVDLDLDFIITSERMWGTFATVPRLSIYECLREQNARGVATVHFDWDGRRRRLVSV; encoded by the coding sequence ATGCCGGCGCCACCGTCGCGGCCAGCCGCGCTGTCGACCTTCCCGCACCGCTTCAGGCTGCGCCGCGGCGGCATCCTCAACGTCTGGCAGTACGACGACCAGGTGTTCGAGTTCGGTGACGGGCGCCTGCTCCTGCGGGGCAAGAACGGCGCCGGCAAGACCCGGGCCATGGAGGTCCTGCTGCCGTTCCTGCTCGACGCCGACATCCGCGCCCTTGACACCACCGGGGCGCAGCGGACCAGCTTCCGCTGGCTGATGCTGGACGGCGTGGCCGACTCCAACCGCCTCGGCTACGTGTGGGTGGAGCTCGCCCGCGTGGACGAGGACGGCGTCGAGCACCTGCGCACCCTGGGCGCCGCCATCAAGGCGTCGAGGGCGTCGAACGAGGCGAAGCCCACCTACTTCGTGACCGACCGGCGCGTCGGCGAGGACCTGTCGCTGCTGGCCGGCCGGCTGCCACTGGCCCTGGACGGGCTCCGCGCGACCGTCGGCGAGCACAACTGCTTCACCAGTCCGGGCGAGTACCGCCGCCGCGTGATGGCCGAGCTGTTCGGGCTGGCCGACGAGCGGCGCTACCGCAACGTCATCCACCTGCTGCACCGGCTGCGCCGGCCGACCATCGGCGACCGTATCGAGGCCGGTGAGCTGGCTGCCGTGCTGAGCGAGGGGCTCCCGCCGCTGGACGAGGACGTGGTGGAGTCGGTCGCCCACAACCTCGACGACCTCGAGGGGATCCGGCGGGACCTTGCCCGGCTGGAGGTGACCGCCGGTGCGGTGGAGGAGTTCGTCGCCAGCTACCGCGGCTACGTCCACGGCCAGCTCCGCCACCTGGCCCAGGCGGTGCGCGAGGCACTCGAGGCCTGGGTGTCGGCCCGCAGGGACGAGCAGGCGAAGCACCGGGCATGGGCCGGGCAACTCGGCGACGTGGAGCGCACGGGCGTGGAGCTGGCCTCGCTCCGCTCGCAGCACCGGGCGGCCGAGGACGTCCTGCGGGCGCTGCGCGACTCCACCGCCTACCGCTCCCTGATGGAGCTGCGGGACCGGCGCAGGACCGTCGAGCACGCGCGCGGTGCGGCGGCGGCGGCCGCGCGCACCGCTGAGGTCAGTCGGCTGGCGGAGCGCCATGCCGCCGAGCGCGCGAGGAGCACCGCCGACCAGCTCGTGCAGGAGACCGCCATCGCACGCCAGCGGCACAGCGAGCTGGTCCGTGCCGCCGGCGAGGTCGGCGTGGATGCCACACACCTCGGCGGCCCGCCGGCAGCTCCGCGCCGGCAGTGGGGTGGCGGCAGCGCGGTGCTGCACGACCTCGAGGGTGGCAGGCACGAGGTGGCCCGGCCCGAGGCGGGCACCGTCGACGTGCCCGCCACCAGCGCGGGGCTCGCGCGGGTGGAGGAGGCGCTCCGCAGTTGCCTGCCGGTCGTCGGTGCCCGCAGGCGCGCCGTCGCCGAGCTGGAAGGCAAGGTGCAGCGGGCCGACGAGCTGGCCAGGGTGGCGCGTCGTGCCGAGGAGCGCGTCGCCGACCTCGAAGGGCGGCAGGAGCAGGCGCGCCAGCGGGAGGACGAGGCCGAGCAGGCCGCGGCCGAGGCGAGCGGCCGCTACGCCCGCGCGGTCCTCGGCTGGCTCTCGACACCCGTGCTGCTCGAGGCCCAGGTGGACACCGGCGCGGTCCGGGCGCTGGTGGCGGACGCGCTCCCGCCGACCGGGCCGGCCAGGCCCGGGCCCGCGGTCCTGCCGGCGGGCGTGCCCGACGAGGTCGCGACGCTGGTCGGCCGCCTCCTCGCCCGCCCCCAGCAGCAGGCCGAGGAAGACCTGCTCGCCGCTCGGGACGAGCTGCGGCGGGCCCGCCACGACCTGGAGGAGCTGCAGGCGGCCCGGCGCCGCGTCGAGGAGGAACGCGAGTACCCGCCGCCCAGGCCAGCGTGGTCGGCTGCCGAGCGGGACCCGTCCGCCGGCGCGCCCTTCCACCTGCTGGTCGACTTCGCCCCGCACCTGACCGTCGAGCAGCGCAGCGGGCTGGAGGCCGCGCTGGAGGCCAGCGGGGTGCTGGCCGGCTGGGTGGCCAGGGACGGCACCCTGCTCGACCCGGCAGCCCGCGACGTGGTCGTCGCCCCGACCGCGCCATGCGACGGTCCCACGCTCGCGGACCTCCTGGTGCCGGTAGCGGGCGAGACCGGTGGCGTCGGTGCCGGGCAGGTGCGGCGCCTGCTCGCCTGCATCGCCGCCACGCCCGACCCGGCGGCGGGGAGCGTGGCCACCACGGCGGGCGTCTGGCGGCTCGGGGTTGCGCGTGGCGCCCACGGCAAGGACGGGGCGGAGTACATCGGCGCGGCCGCGCGCGCGGCCGCGCGGACCCTCCGCCTGGCCGAGCTGGCCGAGCGGATCCAGCACGCCGAGCAGCGGGTGCTCGCTGCCGACCGGCGCGCCCGCCGGTCGCTCGAGCGCCGGGACGCGCTGGCCGCGGCCCGCGTGCCCCCCAGGGACACCGAGCTGCAGCGGGCCTGGGCGACGCTCGAGACCGAGCAGGGCAGCGCGCGGCGCGTCGCCCGGGAGCTGTCCGGGGCGCAGGAGGCGCAGCGAGCAGCACAGACCCGGGCGGCGGCGGAGCGGCAGGCCGTCCTGGCCGCCGCGGTCAGCGCCGACCTGCCGCCGGACAGGAAGGACCTCTCGGAGGTCGCCCACCTGGTCGACACGCTCCGGGCCGAGCTTGTCCGCCTCGCCGCCGAGGTCGGGCGGGTCGCCGCGAGACTGCCCGGGCACCAGGGCGAACAGCAGCAGCTCGACGGCGCCGCGGCCCAGCGCACCGGCGCCGAGGATGCCTTCGAGCAAGCCCGGGCCGCATGGGCGAGCCAGGCCCGGCAGCTCGCAGAGCTCGAGGCGTCCGTTGGTGTGGACGAGCCGACCCTGCTCGCCCGCGAGCGCGAGGCTGAGGCGGCGCGGCAGGCCGCCGAGAAGGCCCTGCCCGCTGTCGAGCGGGCGCAGCAGCGTTCCATGGCCCGGGCCGTCGGCGCATACAAGGACTGGCAGCAGGCCCAGCGGACACGGGCGGACGCCTGCCTGGTCGTCGCCGGCACGGCCGAGCGGCTGCGGCTGACCCTGCACCTGCCGGGCGTGCTGCTCGCCGCCAGGCTCCCGGACGGGCAGGCGGCCGAGCGGCTGCGCGAGGTCGAGCTGCCGGCGGCCGGGGGTTCCGCAGCGCCGCAGGTGCCCTCGGATCCCGGCGGTGCCCCGGCCGACCTCGAAGACGCGGCGCTGCATCGCGGGCCGCTCGCGTCCGACCCGGAGCGTGCCGCGCTGCAGGGCCTCCACCGTGCCGTCGGGGCACTGGCCGGTCAGCTCGGAGCGGTCTCGCGGGACGTGAGCGGGGCGGCGATCCTCAACCGCTACGAGGAGCTGCGGACCAGCCTCGCCGGCGGCTACGACGCTTCGGTGGACGAGGTCGACGGCATCAAGGTCTTCGGGCTGCACGACGACAGCGGGGCCCAGCCGGTCGCCGCGGTCGCCGCACGGCTGCGCGACGCCGCGACCACCGCGCGGGACACCCTCAGCCGGCGCGAGCAGGAGGTGTTCGAGCGTCACCTGCTCGGCGAGCTGGGTGACAACCTCGCCAAGCAGCTCCACGGAGCGCAGTCGTTCGAGCGGCAGATGAACCAGCTGCTCGACTCGGTCCGCAGCTCCCAGGGACTCGGTGTGCGTCTCGAGTGGCGGCTGCGGGACGATGCCGACGCGGACGCGCGCCGCGCCGTGGAGCTCATCCCCACCCCGGGCCAGCTCCGCTCCAACGAGCAGCGCATCGGCCTGCGCGAGGCGCTGCAGCGACGCATCGAGGCCGCCCGCCAGGCCGACCCGGGCGCCGGCTACGTGAAGCACCTCAGGGAGGCGCTCGACTACCGCGCCTGGCATGCCTTCACCATCAAGGTCGTGGACGCGTCCCGGCCGGGGAGCGACCGGACCCTCGGCCCGCGGATCGGCCTGTCCGAGGGGGAGAAGCGGGTGATCTCCTACCTGCCGCTGTTCGCCGCCGCGGCCGCGCACTTCAACGCGCTGGCGGAGCAGTGGCCGGCCGTGCCACGGCTGATCCTGCTCGACGACGCCTTTGCCAAGGTCGACGAGCCCACCCACGCGCGGCTGCTCGGGCTCCTGGTCGACCTCGACCTCGACTTCATCATCACCAGCGAACGGATGTGGGGGACCTTCGCCACCGTCCCCAGGCTGAGCATCTACGAATGCCTGCGCGAGCAGAACGCCCGGGGCGTCGCCACGGTCCACTTCGACTGGGATGGCCGGCGCCGGCGCCTGGTAAGTGTCTGA